ATAGGTGGTAATTTTATTCAAGATATTATCCCAAGCAATAAACTTATCTTGATATATAAGTCCAAATCCATTGTCGAATGAATAAAGCGCAAATGGTCTTTGTGATAGAGGGTTATGATAGAATATAAATGAATATACCGGATAGTTCATATTTTGCAAGAGAAAGGGCAGTAATGATGTTTGAGATACAGGATTGTCAATGCTCTTCCCCTTGTAAACCGGGTGTAATGCTCCTCCAAGAATCAGAGCAGGGATATGAAATTTTTGTTTAGCAAAAAATTGCCCATAATCTATCCCTACATCCCGACCATGATCTCCGGTGATCACCAATATTGTATTGGAATAGTACTTAGATTGTTTAAACCAGTCAATAAAATCATAGACACAACTGTCTGTGTACCGATATGCTGCTTCCATTTTATTTGGCTTATGATTTTGTACCGGTATATCATAAGGTTCATGTGTGCTTAAACTCAAGAGTGAAATAAAAAACGGACTTTGGGTTTGTGTCAGTTGATTTTTAAGCTCTGCAAAAACATCTTGGTCATGGTAGCCCCATGAGCCTTTTGCTGTTCTTGAACTTATGTTTTTTTCGTCTATTATATGGTCAAAGCAAGTGTTTTTAAGATAATAACCCATATTGGCAAACGAAATGTCGCCTCCATAAATAAAAGTGTTACTGTATTGATTTTTAGCTAAAATACATGAAACCGAAGATAGTTTACTTGCTTTTTCGGGCTCAAAAAGGATAGAAGTAAGCGGTTGTGCAGGAAATCCATTCAACAATGCAACCAACCCCTTGTCGGTTCTGTTTCCACTCGCATACATTTTGGAAAAAAAGTATGCACTGTCCATGATATGGTTCATTGACTGCGTCCAATCATAAGTGCCACCAATGCGTTGGAAAGTCTCGGCAGAAAGACTTTCCAGAATTAGTAAGATGACATTAGGATGTGTATTTTCTTTAAACAAAGGAGGGCTGATAGTTACACCTTGTTCCAAGTTTTGTTTTAAGAATTCTGTAGCTATGGATTCATTTACTACCTGAAATTGCTCGTATTTCACACGATTGTCTTTGTTTAAAAAATTATAGCAGAAACTCCATAAGCTATTTACAGAAGCGGTGTTCAAATAATGATTCGAAGAATACACGACCCTGCTTTGATTGATAGGAACTTTGCCAATACCTCCGCGCATAAGCACTCCGGAAATGAGCATCAATAGACAAATAGAGACAAATGATAGCCATGTTAAACGCGGTGCAGCTGCCATTTTATTCAACAGCGATGACAACAGACGTTTTAGAATAAAATAAAAGACCACAAATTGCGTGATAACCACAATAACAAATGCAATGACTATTGGGAAATCAACAGACGCAAATGCATCGCCAAGGTGTTGTGAGTAGAACATTGCAGCATAATTCAGCCTTGCCCCCCAATGAATAAACAATTCGGCATCTATGGCATTGAGTAAAAATAAACAAAAATGAATACACTGATAGTAAACCAAGAGAGGCAGCCGGAGTTTGTTACAATCAAATATGTTGCACACCGGTAAAACCGGTATTAACGTATAAGCTGCAACTGCTAAATCAAGTGGTAATCCGTGCCAAAAACTAACAAGAGTATGCAAAAAATCGTCTGCATAGTGAATATCGCGCAACAGAAATGCTGCTCTTGCAATGGCAGCACCTGATAACATGATAAAAAAATGGTAAAAAAAGAGTACAAAATTCCTCTTCATGGATTGGCAAAAATATTTGAAATCTCGGATTATATTTGCACCCCGTTCATAGAGCCCGGGTGGTGAAATTGGTAGACACGCCACTTTGAGGGGGTGGTGCTCTTACGAGTGTGCAAGTTCGAATCTTGTCCCGGGCACAATAAAAACGAGCTGTCATTATTGACAGCTCGTTTGTTTTTTTTCAACTAAGATTTAAGTAGAAACGCAATTAGTGCAATTTATATGCTTGAAATCTATACAACGCTACTCAGTATTGTATTACGTACTGAGATTTTATAAATTCAAACTCGATTCGAAAGATTCCCTTCTTCTAATGGCAACTAATGAGGTCATTATTTGAATAGAAACTTGGTTTGGCTGGGTTTTTTAGGGAGTTGTGCAACGGTTACTGCTGTTGGCGGATGAACTTCTGTCTGTTCGTATAATTTATTCTTCTCCAAAATAATCGCTGTCAATTTTTTTGAGTTCATAAGTCTGCTGTGTTGTACAGCCAAGATTATAGTCAATCATTAGTTGAGCCAACTGTACACCATCTATAAGAACTATTTTAGTTTCATTTCTCGGAGTATATTCTAACGCTTCTTTTGTAAAGTTAGATGTCGTGATGAAAATTCCTTTTTTTGCACCTTGTCCGGCAAGCGCTCCAACAAATTTTTGAAGTTCAGGTCGCCCAACTACATTTCCTG
This Bacteroidia bacterium DNA region includes the following protein-coding sequences:
- a CDS encoding sulfatase-like hydrolase/transferase yields the protein MKRNFVLFFYHFFIMLSGAAIARAAFLLRDIHYADDFLHTLVSFWHGLPLDLAVAAYTLIPVLPVCNIFDCNKLRLPLLVYYQCIHFCLFLLNAIDAELFIHWGARLNYAAMFYSQHLGDAFASVDFPIVIAFVIVVITQFVVFYFILKRLLSSLLNKMAAAPRLTWLSFVSICLLMLISGVLMRGGIGKVPINQSRVVYSSNHYLNTASVNSLWSFCYNFLNKDNRVKYEQFQVVNESIATEFLKQNLEQGVTISPPLFKENTHPNVILLILESLSAETFQRIGGTYDWTQSMNHIMDSAYFFSKMYASGNRTDKGLVALLNGFPAQPLTSILFEPEKASKLSSVSCILAKNQYSNTFIYGGDISFANMGYYLKNTCFDHIIDEKNISSRTAKGSWGYHDQDVFAELKNQLTQTQSPFFISLLSLSTHEPYDIPVQNHKPNKMEAAYRYTDSCVYDFIDWFKQSKYYSNTILVITGDHGRDVGIDYGQFFAKQKFHIPALILGGALHPVYKGKSIDNPVSQTSLLPFLLQNMNYPVYSFIFYHNPLSQRPFALYSFDNGFGLIYQDKFIAWDNILNKITTYEPNTKHVDEFNESALFGRIYQQIFMKKYFELNRK